A stretch of Cucumis sativus cultivar 9930 chromosome 2, Cucumber_9930_V3, whole genome shotgun sequence DNA encodes these proteins:
- the LOC101207229 gene encoding uncharacterized protein LOC101207229, translating into MAKGIIWATAEDLARNRGRVISLYRQILRSLNSPNLPLSFAARLAKKAEVRAIFMLASEERSLHNIEDLIDTAEYSLSLLRKGEIPKYIQ; encoded by the coding sequence ATGGCGAAGGGCATCATATGGGCAACAGCAGAGGATTTAGCGAGGAACCGTGGGCGTGTTATATCTCTTTATCGCCAGATATTGCGAAGCCTCAACTCCCCAAATTTGCCTCTAAGCTTTGCAGCTAGATTGGCAAAGAAGGCGGAGGTTCGTGCCATTTTCATGCTTGCTTCTGAAGAGCGATCTCTTCACAATATTGAAGATCTCATTGATACTGCTGAGtactccctttctcttttaagGAAGGGAGAAATTCCCAAATATATTCAATGA
- the LOC101203959 gene encoding transcription factor bHLH91, whose protein sequence is MYEETECSDPNSISPETMPHISAFPNSFPPPLIAQQTHPNFHHNNNLNLSIDHISYHHHSTALQPADAMELDFQQAAAAPTPGFDQELTSDSNPMLCLDQSNWVGTQIQEMGFNHNHVQSQFSDSAIPPTPYTQPPDLLNFLNMPPTARCSNNSSISFSNLHTPAMGAFLGDLPPGDAPNSSSTSLSILYDPLFHLNLPPQPPLFRELFHSLPHGYGMPAASSRGRGGSLFPEGSEIVEREGTAGVYEDGDGSGVLEFSRDMADCIGKRRDGKMTKHFATERQRRVQLNDKYKALRSLVPIPTKNDRASIVGDAINYIQELLREVKELKLLVEKKRSSRERSKRVRTAEEIEQGGGSGGGGGGGGGGGAWDVESSNAKGGEGVVEDQRYNLRSSWLQRKTKDTEVDVRIVDDEVTVKLVQRKLNCLLLVSKLLEDLQLDLHHVAGGHIGDYYSFLFNTKIYEGSSVYASAIANKVMEAVDRQYNNTSISPLTNTY, encoded by the exons ATGTATGAAGAAACTGAGTGTTCTGATCCCAACTCCATCTCACCTGAAACAATGCCCCATATTTCTGCTTTCCCTAATTCATTTCCTCCTCCCCTCATTGCCCAACAAACCCATCCCAATTTTCATCACAATAATAATCTCAATCTTTCCATCGACCACATTTCTTACCATCACCACTCTACCGCCCTCCAACCTGCAGACGCTATGGAGCTTGACTTTCAACAAGCTGCGGCCGCGCCCACACCAGGGTTTGATCAAGAACTAACTTCTGATTCCAATCCCATGCTCTGTCTTGATCAATCCAACTGGGTTGGAACTCAAATTCAAGAAATGGGGTTTAATCACAACCATGTTCAATCTCAATTTTCAGATTCCGCCATCCCCCCCACTCCCTATACTCAACCTCCTGACCTCTTGAACTTCTTAAACATGCCGCCCACCGCTAGATGCTCTAACAACTCTTCCATCTCCTTCTCCAATCTTCACACCCCCGCCATGGGAGCCTTTCTTGGAGACCTTCCCCCCGGAGACGCTCCCAACTCATCCTCCACTTCGCTTTCAATACTCTACGACCCTTTGTTTCACCTGAATCTTCCGCCTCAGCCCCCACTGTTCAGGGAACTGTTTCACTCTCTTCCTCATGGATACGGTATGCCGGCGGCCAGTTCCAGAGGGCGAGGAGGGAGTTTGTTCCCGGAAGGATCAGAGATAGTGGAGAGAGAAGGAACTGCCGGAGTTTATGAAGACGGCGATGGAAGTGGAGTTTTGGAGTTTAGTAGAGATATGGCGGATTGTATTGGGAAAAGAAGAGATGGGAAAATGACTAAACATTTTGCCACTGAACGCCAAAGAAGAGTTCAATTGAATGACAAATATAAAGCTCTCAGAAGTTTGGTTCCTATTCCTACTAAG AATGATAGAGCATCAATAGTGGGAGACGCCATAAATTACATCCAAGAGCTTCTAAGAGAAGTGAAGGAACTGAAACTACTggtggagaagaagagaagcaGCAGAGAGAGGAGCAAGAGGGTTCGGACAGCGGAGGAAATAGAACAGGGCGGCGGCAGCGGTGGCGGAGGCGGTGGTGGAGGCGGCGGTGGCGCGTGGGATGTAGAGAGCTCAAATGCAAAGGGAGGAGAGGGAGTAGTAGAGGATCAAAGATACAATTTGAGAAGTTCATGGCTGCAGAGGAAGACAAAAGATACTGAAGTTGATGTGAGAATTGTTGACGATGAAGTTACAGTAAAGCTTGTGCAGAGAAAACTCAACTGCTTGTTGCTTGTTTCTAAATTGCTTGAAGATCTTCAGCTTGATCTTCACCATGTCGCCGGCGGCCACATCGGTGATTACTACAGCTTCTTGTTCAATACCAAG ATATATGAAGGTTCATCAGTGTATGCAAGTGCCATAGCCAATAAGGTTATGGAGGCAGTGGACAGACAATACAACAACACATCGATTTCTCCACTCACCAATAcctattaa
- the LOC101203715 gene encoding uncharacterized protein LOC101203715, which produces MIYNPTSSPISTYLMEERKGDARIVIISGLIFLCIILGGFLLCLYLFLPESQTSDWYPTIGIVLVSTPWIFWLSVYIYHCLKPTKVLLNPFGSNSINSSSKKTEASKNNEDDVGEDDVGDDETPGGGKRKVHFGAVFVMEKQPTLDRNSSHSKQSTSTSPREPEMPLRLSTSSS; this is translated from the coding sequence ATGATCTATAATCCCACATCTTCACCCATTTCCACATATTtgatggaagaaagaaaaggagatgCAAGAATTGTCATCATCTCTGGTTTGATCTTCCTTTGCATTATCTTGGGCGGTTTCCTTCTCTGCCTCTACCTTTTCCTCCCCGAATCGCAAACTTCTGACTGGTATCCGACCATTGGGATCGTTTTGGTTTCAACTCCCTGGATCTTTTGGCTTTCAGTTTATATCTATCATTGCTTGAAACCTACCAAAGTGCTACTCAATCCCTTTGGCTCTAATAGTATTAACTCATCTAGCAAAAAGACAGAAGcttctaaaaataatgaagatgATGTTGGTGAAGATGATGTTGGTGACGATGAAACCCCTGGTGGAGGCAAACGCAAAGTGCATTTCGGTGCAGTGTTTGTCATGGAAAAACAGCCAACATTAGATAGAAATTCTAGCCATTCAAAACAATCTACTTCTACATCTCCAAGGGAACCTGAAATGCCATTAAGATTGTCAACCTCGTCGTCTTAG
- the LOC101207968 gene encoding 60S ribosomal protein L37a has protein sequence MTKRTKKAGIVGKYGTRYGASLRKQIKKMEVSQHSKYFCEFCGKYAVKRKAVGIWGCKDCGKVKAGGAYTLNTASAVTVRSTIRRLREQTES, from the exons ATG ACGAAGAGAACGAAGAAGGCTGGCATTGTTGGGAAGTATG GCACTCGTTATGGTGCTAGTTTGAGGAAGCAAATTAAGAAGATGGAAGTAAGTCAGCACAGCAAGTACTTCTGTGAATTTTGTGGAAAG TACGCCGTAAAGAGAAAGGCTGTTGGAATATGGGGTTGCAAAGATTGTGGCAAAGTGAAAGCAGGAGGTGCTTACACGTTGAA TACTGCTAGTGCCGTCACTGTGAGGAGTACTATTAGAAGGTTGAGGGAGCAGACAGAGAGCTAA
- the LOC101207479 gene encoding uncharacterized protein LOC101207479, producing MHQKKSEVQIGKESSGVSSDFNPSPPLLFPSSISIHQKHPPPQSHNNNQSHQSFLSFTTPQILIETPSHHDPIVPSPSSSSSTSPYKRPLLTHNHSSLTKSPTLYRLPSAPQFNSVDPSFFSVSLAVRSAAFRLLRRLKQLRRLRVHLRLILLFSLPFFYFLVSHPTHSFFLDFLSAFAFSAALLFSLNLAVPRLPSIRLFFARSFPVKLISSSASSRTHLPVFWSIGSRSKSEKRLNSGCWVQVYSDGDVYEGEFHKGKCSGSGVYYYYMSGRYEGDWIDGKYDGYGVETWARGSRYRGQYRQGLRHGFGMYRFYTGDVYAGEWSNGQSHGCGVHTCDDGSRFVGEFKWGVKHGLGHYHFRNGDTYAGEYFADKMHGFGVYQFANNGHRYEGAWHEGRRQGLGMYTYRNGETQSGHWQNGVLDIPSTQNSTYPVSPVAVYHSKVLNAVQEARRAAEKAYDVGKVDERVNRAVAAANRAANAARVAAIKAVQKQMQRGRNNDNMPVTVV from the exons aTGCATCAGAAGAAATCTGAAGTTCAGATCGGAAAAGAAAGCAGCGGCGTCTCTTCCGATTTCAATCCATCCCCTCCTCTTCTTTTCCCATCTTCAATCTCAATTCATCAGAAACATCCCCCGCCGCAGTctcataataataatcaatctCATCAATCTTTTCTTTCGTTCACAACCCCTCAAATCTTAATTGAAACTCCTTCTCATCATGACCCGATTGTGCCGTCgccttcatcttcttcgtctACTTCGCCTTATAAGAGACCCCTTTTGACCCATAATCACTCTTCTCTCACTAAATCTCCAACTCTTTATCGTCTCCCTTCAGCCCCTCAATTCAATTCCGTCgatccttctttcttttctgtttctttgGCCGTTCGGAGTGCCGCTTTCCGTTTGCTCCGTCGCCTCAAGCAGCTTCGTCGGCTTCGTGTTCATTTGCGGttgattcttttgttttctctaccctttttctatttcttggTTTCTCATCCAACCCATTCTTTTTTCCTTGATTTTCTTTCGGCTTTTGCTTTCTCTGCTGCCCTTTTGTTCTCTCTTAATCTCGCTGTTCCTCGCCTTCCCTCCATACGTTTATTCTTCGCTCGCTCCTTCCCTGTGAAGCTCATTTCGTCATCTGCATCGTCTAGAACGCATCTTCCGGTTTTTTGGTCAATTGGGTCTCGGTCAAAATCAGAGAAGAGATTGAATTCTGGTTGTTGGGTTCAGGTCTACAGTGATGGCGATGTTTATGAGGGTGAGTTTCATAAGGGCAAGTGTTCAGGTAGTGGTgtttattattactatatgAGTGGTAGATATGAAGGAGACTGGATTGATGGAAAATATGATGGATATGGTGTTGAGACATGGGCTAGAGGAAGCCGGTACCGTGGGCAGTACCGGCAGGGGCTACGGCACGGTTTTGGGATGTATAGGTTTTACACAGGCGATGTTTATGCCGGAGAATGGTCTAATGGGCAAAGCCATGGGTGTGGAGTTCATACCTGCGACGATGGAAGCCGATTCGTTGGGGAATTCAAGTGGGGCGTCAAACATGGGCTTGGTCATTATCATTTCAG AAATGGGGACACATATGCTGGTGAATATTTTGCCGATAAAATGCATGGATTTGGGGTTTATCAATTTGCTAACAATGGACACCGCTACGAGGGGGCTTGGCATGAAGGCAGAAGACAAGGACTTGGAATGTATACATATAGAAATGGAGAAACCCAATCCGGTCACTGGCAAAATGGAGTTCTTGACATTCCTAGCACTCAGAATTCCACTTATCCAGTGTCCCCCGTCGCAGTTTATCATTCCAAAGTACTGAATGCAGTGCAG GAAGCAAGACGAGCGGCTGAGAAAGCCTACGATGTGGGCAAAGTGGACGAAAGGGTTAACCGAGCAGTAGCAGCGGCTAATAGAGCAGCCAATGCAGCTAGAGTAGCAGCAATCAAAGCAGTACAAAAGCAAATGCAACGCGGCAGAAATAACGACAATATGCCAGTTACAGTTGTTTGA